GGCCACCGTTTAGCCTGAGCAGCTAAATGGGTTAATGTTATTATTGAGACAGATAGAGTGCAAGCTATTAAAGGTGTTCATGAAAAACGTAGAGGATACTCTAATAGAGATTTAATTATGCAAATCCACGAATTTTGCCAACGCGAATGAATAATTCTCTTTAAACAAGTATCAAGAGAGGTGAATTCGACTCATATATTTTAGCTGGTTTTATGAAAGGTACTCGtattgacttgaaaatatttaatgctACTCCTTCACAGGTTGATGATTAATTATAGACAGACAGACGAGTTATGCTACCTAACATAAATACTATTGTTAGCTTGTAATTGAAATTCTTATCTCttgttaaaaaaaaggaaaggaattaTGCCAGACTTTAGATAATTTCTACCTACCcctttatttaatagaaataaaaaagcaCCAACTtcttcattatatatatatatataaacatcatGAAATCAAAGCCTGGATTTGGTTCACTTCTTGATTTGTTTGACAGTGGCTTTATAAACTTTCAAGCCTTTCTTCCATCTGCCACTCCACACTTCATACAAACCAAAATAAAGCCTTTTGTCTAGTTGTTCATCAGCAATTTCCACACCAAATGGGTCTCTCACACTTGGAAAATCAGTGGGGTCCCTAGTCAGCTTCTCCACCTCCAGCTTTTTCCACTTGTACTTGCCTTTCTTCCCCACCTTAGCCATCAGGAATACCGGCGCCCCAGTCCAACCAGATGCACCCTTTTCGAGGCTCAGTTGGAAGGTGATTTGATATGTTGTGGATGCATGAAGTCTGGGGGTTACACCGGTTACTTCCAGCCACGACACCTGAACCAGCTCTGCACATTCCTCCTCATTTTTGCtataataatgaaaaaggaaaatcttATCAGTTAAATATCCATCCAAAAAAACCAACAAATAAAAGTGGCACCTTGACGTAGATGAGCCAATAGGCTTAGCCATGCGCCAACAACGTTTGTCATTTCCCCATACAATGTTAAATGCTCTGGGTTTAAATATATACCCTGAATCATTTTCCTGGTAACCAAACAACATATTTTCAAACtgattttaatcattttcctgGTAACCAAACAACAAgctaatatttttcaaaagtcaTCGTGTGCTATTACCTGTTCTTCCATATAATCATAGTTTGCTTTTTGATGAGGCTCTCTAGCCATTGTGAAGATGAAGGTtgttatgtttttgaaatgaaatgtgagccctaattttatataatgaGAAAAAGTGGAAGGaattttttttgcttaattCATGAATAGGACCACTCAAAGGAACCCACACAAGCTGGAAACCTAAAAGAAtcaaacctttttttatttaatgaaaaacgAAAAGAATCACAacttcttttttattgtttcatttttaataagagGATGCACTTGAATTCACACTGATAATAATATCAATGTCAACTGAATTAAGTTGGGATTTGGATGTGATGcaatacatttaatttaatttttatctcacACTATAATATCTAATTTTATCGTCACTACTTACACTAATCGCACATGTAAGCGCACCAAAGTGACTATTATTACTTATAATATTGACCAATTTACTCAACACttgtattcttttttttccttttaacttttttaattacttatcaCTAACATCTTCGCATACGCAATTTCGAgccacaaatttttttaaagaaactttaaaattacatttaaataaaatatttaattaaaattaataattataaacactaaaattaataattaattcaattgaaaataaataaccaGAATAAATCGAAATGAAAACTCACctactgaaatttcaaaacattatccttatcaataaaattaatgccttaatatatatttttaaaaattttgaacaaaagtAGACTTAATAATGGGTCGGGTCACCTACTCAGGTCCAAAGATCCACTCGAAAAATGAGATagttttagcaaaaatatagtcttgaaaaatgagtttagacaaaaaataagGTTTATTTAGTAAACGGGTTTGACCTCaagtaaaacttttttggctCAGGCTCGGCTCGGCCCGCCCTGACTTGAATCTCATgactagaattttttttatattttcaatttgttgaagaacaattattttaatatttttagtgtatttaatttattataatttttaaatttatttttgtataaaaaatcaaaaaaatattacaattgaatctagttaaatttaaaataaaattttatatttatttttagacaAGATCTAAAATTTGATATTCGCTCGACCCAAACCATATCCAAACCATTATCAAGTTAAACAAAAGGTAACacgtaaaattttattttattttattttattagtgaAATAACGTGGATTCGAGAACTTGATTCTCGGCAACACCAACGACTTATAAGAATAATTTTGTCAATATATGGGGTAGGAAATTTAagaataaagttaaaatatttgatataacTATATATTCGGTcaccttttcttttctaccaaCCGATGGTTTCGTAATAATCAACTTTATATCtctaatatatgtaaaaataggtttttatataaatatgctGAAATAAGCATTTAAGAAACTAggctaaatttataaaaaaaaaattattgatttatgttgtttttagaGTGAGACATTAGTGAAAACGTGTCTTGTTTCTCTCTCTTGAAAACGCGTCCTACAGACTTctctaaaatttgtatttttcttgcgattggaaattaaaaatttgtagatttatttttatccatGTTCGAGATAGACATAGTTATTGTTTTAAAGAATGTTTGAATTTATGGTGGTGTCATGGAGTTGGGTGACTTACAAATTTCATCTACCATTTGAGTATGGAGCCATCAACCGGGAAGCCGGATCACGTTGCAACTCAAGGTCCCACTTGATAGTGATTGTTGAAGTGTAACTACGGCTTCAAGGTTTATGCTATCAAATGATAGAGCATAAAATAGGGCCCCACTTGGCAGTGGTTACGCGGGCATGACAACCAATTTTTCCTTGTCAAAGAAGGATGCTttataaaacccaaataaaagtaCGAGGAAGAAAAATGTAATAGCGTTTTAGTATAATAAAGTATTTCGTTTTATCCATATCCACCAAAGGTGACCCCGTTATTATAACCTGTGACATAATTAGGGTGTAATAGGCTTTACTAACAGGGTCACTACCTTTGGTGGACATGGACAATACAAATTACTTGATTATATTAGAAGGTCCCTCCGTTTTACTTCTTCTCACTTCCGTGTGGGTTTTATAAAGCATGCTTCTCTGATGAGGAGAAACTGGTTTTTGTGCTCGCATAACCATCGTCAACTAGGGCCCCAATTATGCTCCATCCTTTGACAGCATAACCTTTGTAACATTGAAGCCCTAGTTACACTTCAACCCGAGATGGTATAATCCCCGCCAACTTGGACTTCGAGTTGCAAAGCGATCCCAGTTTCTCGGGTCATGGCACCATACTCACACAATAGGTAAAATTTGTAGGTTATCAAGCTCGATGACATTACCGTGAACCCAAACACAGCTTAAAATTGTGACTATGTCTCCCTTATAGTGTGAgagaaataaatctttaaactcaaaaatttcaacacgcaagaaaaaagaaaaagaaaacaatttagGGGGATAGGAATATGCATTTATATAGGGTATGGGACGgggtaaaaatttatttattttttatctcgGTAATCCCAAGTTGCAGAGGCTCAGAGGCAGAAACAATCGAGTTGGTTAGAAGGTTGAAATGGCCAGAGAGAAAACGGTTTTTGCAGGAGGCGTTTTCATCTAACATGTCAGTGAAAATGCTTCCTTAGGACACGTTTTCCTGTAAGATGTTGGTGGAAATGCATTCTGCGGTGAGCATTTTCTCTTTGGTCATTTCAACCTCCTGGCCAACTCGATTGCTTTTGCTTTTGAGCCTTTACAACTTAGGATAAAAAATTCCCGTTCCTGCCTCTACGGGGGAGCGTTTTCTCCCCCACAAAAGATTTATATAGAAAGAACTCAATACAAGCCTTTGATTTTCCATACTAACCTTTGAAGTAGATTGTTGATTTGAAGGATAGTTGGCACTATGAGCAATCAACGTTGTTGtgaaaacttgaattttgttCCTACGTTGATGTCGAAGCAAAGGTAATTCGttaatttacatttaattttggGGTTTTGGATGATGAGTACTATATTTTTCtactattttctcaattttaaacaTGTGAAACATACTATTTGGTTAAAGATAAGCAGACGAGTTAGAGCTCTTATCCATTACAACAGTCAAATTTTTTAGACCAAAATTGACCCcgtttttgttttaaaacaatCTGAAGATTTGACATTCAACCGAACCATAACATTAAAAGAGCTTCGGACAAGGATTTAATACAAAGTGGAGATCCAGAGAAGAATTTTGAGCCCCAAATGTAGATACCTTTCGTCATTGGAACCCACTAGATATGCCATTTTTAGATCAATAGGGACAACAATCTAGAGTAGTTGATCGAATACCATTACTCTAATGGCAATGTTGTACTAGAGTTGTATGTTGACTTCATCGAGAAGGATGCAGGTGGCCTGAGCTTGGTTACACATTGTCCACCAAATCTTACACCTGATCAAGAAGTTGAAAGTCTCACCACATAGTTGTGCAGTGGATTCACATAATTTCTATAAAGCTCATACCAAGACCCACTAGAATCATCATCAATGGTGAGTCATTTATCAATTTTTCCCCTCGATTACTGAGATGGGGGACAGTCGGGGTATTTGGTCACCGGGCCTACGACACGCCTGCAAGAAATTTTTTCAGTGCCTTTGATTTTAACTTCGTCACACCAATGTTCAACACTAGTAACACTCAGGCAGACACACCATCAAGTTACTGGGGTGGGTCAAACATAAGTGATTTTGGGGTTGACATCGAATTTACAAGAACGAATGATCTACTCCCGACAACCTCGATAATGAGGGGACATCTGACCTTGGACTTGCAACCAAGGTTGATAACCAAGAGGGAGAAGAGAGCGAAGAGGATGAAGAAACAAATAACGACCCAAAAAAGAAGACGGGGCTCGACGGTGCAAAAATTACAGTAATTTTAGAACAGGATATCATTCCTATTAAAACAAAATACGGTGGATCTGGTGGTGAAGATACGGACATTTCTCGATGGGATGACTCAGGTTTTACGGGCCAACCCCCACCCCCACATGCGAACTCTTGATCTTACTATTGAGGGAGATTTAGAATTCTCATACTTCCCTTATAGAAGACCAGGCTATGCGTCTTGGTCAACAAATTTTAGCCATTTAGAGATTGGGATGGAGTCTAACTTCAAAGATGCTTTTGTAGCTACTATTAAGCTGTATAACATACAACTTGATGTCAACTTCACCATTAAATTCTCTTGATCTGAGAAATATGAGGTGAAGTGTGCAATGCATGGAACAATATATCCATGGAAAATCATGGCATCTGTGAGGAAGAAGTCGTTCTGGATCATTAGAAAGTTTACCGTGGCACATACATATGTTGTAGCTAGAATGTATCATGATTAACAGCACCGACTTGAACTCTGacatttttttttgatattctACTGCATATGGTGacccaatttattattttacaagcATGTTGAACAATCATTCAAAATTGTATTCAGATATgatatataactttatattacCTATGGTTAAGGTGATTCCTAATATTTCAGTCCTTGTTTTGATTGCATACATCCATAGCAAGTTCAGTTACATAGTGTCCTACCACAAAAAATGGTTGGAAAAGTAAAAGGTGTTGGAAAAGATGCACAGTGGGTGGGAGAAATCGTATAACAAATTGTGGTAATGGTGTCAGGTATTAGAGTGGTATGTACCAGGTTTCATAATCAAGCTACAAATGGAGCCTGCATATTACGGTGATCGCTTGGTTCTTAGAAAAAGAGTTTTCCATCATTCTTTCTGGACTTTCAAGCAATGCGTAACTGCATTCCGGTGCTATAAGTCACTAGTCCAAATTGATGGCACATTCCTGTATGGAAGATACATTCATAAGTTGTTAATAGTTGTTGAACAAGATGGTAACCAAAGAATCTTACCAATAGCTTTTGTAATAGCTCTGAAAGAATTGAGTGATAACTGAGATTTCTTCTTGACTAACCTAAGGCGGCATATTATGTCGTAGCCAGATGTGTGTATCATTTCTAACAATGGCACCATAATACAAGCTGTATTTGATCGACGTTTAAACCTATGGGATCGTGTACGCCATAGATATTGTTTGTGTCACACAGGGTCTAACTACATGGGTCGATACCATAAGGATGTGGAGTGGAAACATGTCATTAACATGAGTATGTTGTGTTAGGAAATTTTCCCATCTTGTAGTAAACATgtgtttgttttctattttctatttattttaatgatgaataaataaataaagttaatttcacattacactattatgtcttttttatttctatcttttatattttgcatgcatagtaaaattgtgacaagtatagcaaaattgtgacaaacaaatattagctcatagattgtctaagttcaaactgaagataagtggtattgtaagaacatttacattgcgagaaaaaaaacttacttcagtagataatctaaataagctcataatcccataaaagaattgaaatgagcatttgattc
The window above is part of the Gossypium raimondii isolate GPD5lz chromosome 9, ASM2569854v1, whole genome shotgun sequence genome. Proteins encoded here:
- the LOC105798298 gene encoding protein PHLOEM PROTEIN 2-LIKE A9 isoform X1; the encoded protein is MAREPHQKANYDYMEEQENDSGYIFKPRAFNIVWGNDKRCWRMAKPIGSSTSRCHFYLLVFLDGYLTDKIFLFHYYSKNEEECAELVQVSWLEVTGVTPRLHASTTYQITFQLSLEKGASGWTGAPVFLMAKVGKKGKYKWKKLEVEKLTRDPTDFPSVRDPFGVEIADEQLDKRLYFGLYEVWSGRWKKGLKVYKATVKQIKK
- the LOC105798298 gene encoding protein PHLOEM PROTEIN 2-LIKE A9 isoform X2; protein product: MAREPHQKANYDYMEEQENDSGYIFKPRAFNIVWGNDKRCWRMAKPIGSSTSSKNEEECAELVQVSWLEVTGVTPRLHASTTYQITFQLSLEKGASGWTGAPVFLMAKVGKKGKYKWKKLEVEKLTRDPTDFPSVRDPFGVEIADEQLDKRLYFGLYEVWSGRWKKGLKVYKATVKQIKK